A genomic stretch from Sphingobacterium sp. ML3W includes:
- a CDS encoding phage major capsid protein: MFKYLTAKEFEALSEYQQEKYLDEKREHEAKIAKEEAEKAGKEAAQKLIDENKEATEKATQEAIDKAIGVVKDEYDKKIEKAQADMNRAKEKELEMRGIKTMRDEIEEKLSTEEGESMLKEFIRGNRSKLDVNLESKAVLKPTGAAGSGVAPQFANIVGPGHDTFHARQAIPVYPTTSDLIKYVQFTVDPDADGYKMTGEGDTKGKLGYIPAVKDAPVRKIAGLLDVSDEINDDIVGIRAFWAAELPQAYFDAEDLQVFKGDGTGQNLLGLWYQASSQSLPLGSVTSASNHWDKIAAAITEVRRKPIKRNVTASYISPVAYMELLLNKSDGSGDYDYPIIMGNDGILRVGDVPVMWSNVFEDAEGVLGDFARGTAIFQRKEMNIRYSEENKDNFEKNLLTIRLEGREALPIYYPESFKKLVFGPATT; the protein is encoded by the coding sequence ATGTTTAAGTATTTAACAGCAAAAGAATTTGAAGCGTTATCTGAGTACCAACAAGAAAAGTATTTAGACGAAAAGCGTGAACATGAAGCTAAGATTGCTAAAGAAGAGGCAGAGAAGGCTGGTAAAGAAGCTGCTCAAAAGCTTATTGATGAAAATAAAGAAGCGACTGAGAAAGCCACACAGGAAGCTATTGATAAAGCAATTGGTGTCGTAAAGGATGAATACGACAAAAAAATCGAGAAGGCTCAGGCCGACATGAACAGAGCAAAAGAGAAAGAGCTTGAAATGCGTGGTATCAAAACTATGCGTGACGAAATCGAGGAAAAACTTTCAACAGAAGAAGGTGAATCAATGTTGAAAGAGTTTATCCGTGGCAATCGATCGAAGCTTGATGTCAACTTAGAAAGTAAGGCTGTATTGAAGCCAACAGGTGCCGCAGGTAGTGGGGTTGCTCCACAATTCGCAAATATAGTTGGACCAGGCCATGATACTTTTCATGCTCGCCAAGCAATTCCAGTCTATCCAACTACATCAGATCTAATCAAGTACGTACAGTTTACAGTTGATCCAGATGCTGATGGATACAAGATGACTGGAGAAGGTGACACAAAAGGTAAACTAGGTTATATTCCAGCAGTAAAAGATGCTCCTGTTCGAAAAATCGCAGGATTACTGGATGTGTCTGATGAGATCAATGATGATATTGTCGGTATCCGAGCATTTTGGGCTGCTGAGCTTCCACAAGCATATTTTGACGCAGAAGATTTACAGGTATTTAAAGGTGATGGTACAGGGCAGAATCTTTTAGGTCTATGGTATCAGGCGTCAAGTCAATCATTGCCATTAGGATCTGTAACATCAGCAAGTAATCACTGGGATAAGATTGCGGCAGCCATTACCGAGGTAAGACGCAAGCCAATCAAAAGAAATGTTACAGCATCTTATATTTCTCCAGTAGCATACATGGAGTTATTGTTGAACAAATCTGATGGAAGTGGAGATTATGATTATCCAATTATCATGGGTAATGATGGTATCCTTAGAGTGGGTGACGTTCCGGTAATGTGGAGTAATGTATTCGAAGATGCAGAGGGTGTATTAGGAGATTTTGCTAGAGGAACAGCAATTTTTCAACGTAAAGAAATGAACATTCGGTATTCTGAAGAGAATAAAGATAATTTCGAAAAGAACCTATTGACCATCCGATTAGAAGGACGTGAAGCATTACCTATCTATTATCCAGAATCATTTAAAAAATTAGTGTTCGGCCCAGCTACAACTTAA
- a CDS encoding head-tail connector protein, which produces MAITLQQAKNWLRIDFDDDNDLIQSLISTSEEWVQKYTCHILNPSIQVLEGTGCDVEIYEYPFNVTGSVGNYKVDNRSLKSVFHIPVGSSVTLSIGYQSLNNIPAPLITACLKLITYMYENRDSYSIGIPIDVQGLINQYRRGLF; this is translated from the coding sequence ATGGCAATTACATTACAGCAGGCTAAAAATTGGTTAAGAATTGATTTTGATGATGATAATGATCTTATTCAATCTCTTATCAGTACAAGCGAGGAATGGGTTCAGAAATACACATGTCACATACTTAACCCTTCAATTCAAGTTCTAGAAGGAACAGGATGTGATGTTGAAATATATGAATACCCATTTAATGTCACTGGTAGTGTAGGCAATTATAAAGTAGATAATCGTTCTTTAAAATCAGTATTTCATATTCCAGTAGGAAGCAGTGTCACATTATCAATAGGGTATCAAAGTCTTAATAATATTCCAGCGCCATTAATAACAGCATGTCTTAAGTTGATAACCTACATGTATGAGAATAGAGATTCTTATTCTATTGGGATTCCTATTGATGTACAAGGATTAATTAATCAGTATAGAAGGGGATTATTCTAA
- a CDS encoding head-tail adaptor protein, giving the protein MVKPFENKHRLDPGRLNHKISFYRMVSIPDGYGGVTPDQETLVCETKASKQRISAGHSGDMVVEAGATVFNQDSYFVIRHRKGFYPMKNDKVIVDGVDGYTIQGIVPLDDPLTMIRLLCVRSQ; this is encoded by the coding sequence ATGGTAAAGCCTTTTGAAAATAAACATCGTTTGGATCCAGGAAGACTAAACCATAAGATATCATTTTATAGAATGGTGTCAATACCGGATGGATACGGAGGTGTTACGCCTGATCAGGAAACTCTTGTATGTGAAACGAAAGCAAGTAAACAGCGAATATCTGCTGGCCATTCCGGAGACATGGTAGTAGAAGCAGGGGCAACGGTATTCAATCAAGATTCATACTTCGTTATACGGCATCGAAAAGGCTTCTATCCAATGAAAAATGATAAGGTGATTGTAGATGGAGTCGATGGATATACTATTCAAGGTATTGTCCCTCTTGATGATCCTTTGACTATGATCAGGTTGTTATGTGTGCGAAGTCAATAA
- a CDS encoding GIY-YIG nuclease family protein produces MAIGHIYKLTTPDNMIYIGKTKNLVKRYWKYKSTMDQGLMCIEIKKWGWDRIEKEILFEGEYNESLFSDLERHYIRFYNTFESEHGLNSQTGGKKGFKVSKSSSAKMGESRLGMIIPDHVIEKRREAMLGKTWKIRFEGKANNSRTKRDGKEILDMSFGIYYDTISEAAESLGIKRTTLSAKLVGRRINNTNIKYV; encoded by the coding sequence ATGGCAATAGGACACATTTACAAACTTACGACCCCTGATAATATGATTTATATAGGTAAGACTAAAAACTTAGTTAAAAGGTATTGGAAATATAAATCGACTATGGATCAAGGATTAATGTGCATTGAAATAAAAAAATGGGGATGGGATAGAATAGAGAAGGAGATATTATTTGAAGGCGAGTATAATGAATCTTTGTTTTCTGATTTAGAAAGGCATTACATAAGGTTCTACAATACATTTGAATCTGAACATGGATTAAATAGTCAAACAGGGGGTAAAAAAGGATTTAAAGTAAGTAAATCATCCTCTGCAAAAATGGGGGAATCTAGATTAGGAATGATAATACCCGATCATGTTATTGAAAAAAGAAGAGAGGCTATGTTGGGTAAAACTTGGAAAATAAGATTCGAAGGAAAAGCAAATAATTCTCGAACAAAGCGAGATGGCAAAGAGATACTAGATATGTCCTTTGGTATATACTATGACACCATAAGTGAAGCTGCAGAATCATTAGGTATAAAAAGGACAACCTTATCTGCAAAACTGGTAGGACGTCGAATTAATAATACAAACATTAAATACGTATAA